In the genome of Meles meles chromosome 4, mMelMel3.1 paternal haplotype, whole genome shotgun sequence, one region contains:
- the ICOSLG gene encoding ICOS ligand isoform X3, which produces MRLRSPGLLLLLLGALQAADAREQEVRALVGSDVELSCVFPESPTFDLDDLYVYWQISAAGHLTPVTYYLSGNSSAGLEDNRYRDRTWLSPNSMKHGDFSLRLYNVTPLDGQKFNCLVFRRSLQLQKILDVVVTLRVAANYSVPVVHAPHGPSQDAELMFTCTSANGYPKPKVYWINKTDNSVLPEGLHNSTVVLNARGLYDVVSVLRVSRTRSVNVGCCIENVLLHQNLTGLCQTETFTTPEPGNTGSRTDVHRREHGTVLSTLAVLGVVVAVAVATGWVCRSRCPHGCPARCRAARPEQTFPDCV; this is translated from the exons ATGCGGCTGAGAAG TCCTGGACTGCTCCTGCTGCTACTCGGTGCCCTGCAAGCCG cGGATGCTCGAGAGCAGGAAGTCAGAGCGCTGGTGGGCAGCGACGTGGAGCTCAGCTGCGTCTTCCCCGAAAGCCCCACCTTCGATCTAGACGACCTGTACGTGTACTGGCAAATCAGCGCCGCGGGCCACCTGACGCCCGTGACCTACTACCTGTCGGGGAACAGCTCGGCGGGCCTCGAGGACAACCGCTACAGGGACAGAACCTGGCTCTCGCCGAACAGCATGAAGCACGGCGACTTCTCCCTGCGTCTCTACAACGTCACCCCCCTCGACGGACAGAAGTTCAACTGCCTGGTGTTCAGGAGATCTTTGCAGTTGCAGAAGATTCTGGACGTGGTGGTGACGCTACGCGTGGCCG CGAACTACAGCGTGCCCGTGGTCCACGCCCCACACGGCCCCTCCCAGGACGCGGAGCTCATGTTCACGTGCACGTCCGCGAACGGCTACCCAAAACCAAAGGTGTACTGGATCAACAAGACCGACAACAGCGTGCTGCCCGAGGGCCTGCACAACAGCACGGTCGTCCTGAACGCACGCGGCTTGTACGACGTGGTCAGCGTCCTGCGGGTCAGCCGGACCCGCAGCGTGAACGTCGGCTGCTGCATCGAGAACGTCCTTCTGCACCAAAACCTCACGGGCCTGTGCCAGACAG AAACATTCACGACCCCCGAACCCGGCAACACAGGGAGCCGCACTGATGTCCACAGGAGGGAGCACGGGACGGTGCTGAGCACCCTGGCCGTGCTGGGCGTGGTCGTGGCCGTGGCCGTGGCCACCGGCTGGGTGTGTAGGAGCCGATGTCCCCACGGGTGTCCAGCCAG GTGCCGGGCTGCACGGCCAGAGCAGACGTTCCCTG acTGTGTCTGA
- the ICOSLG gene encoding ICOS ligand isoform X2, protein MRLRSPGLLLLLLGALQAADAREQEVRALVGSDVELSCVFPESPTFDLDDLYVYWQISAAGHLTPVTYYLSGNSSAGLEDNRYRDRTWLSPNSMKHGDFSLRLYNVTPLDGQKFNCLVFRRSLQLQKILDVVVTLRVAANYSVPVVHAPHGPSQDAELMFTCTSANGYPKPKVYWINKTDNSVLPEGLHNSTVVLNARGLYDVVSVLRVSRTRSVNVGCCIENVLLHQNLTGLCQTAETFTTPEPGNTGSRTDVHRREHGTVLSTLAVLGVVVAVAVATGWVCRSRCPHGCPARCRAARPEQTFPDCV, encoded by the exons ATGCGGCTGAGAAG TCCTGGACTGCTCCTGCTGCTACTCGGTGCCCTGCAAGCCG cGGATGCTCGAGAGCAGGAAGTCAGAGCGCTGGTGGGCAGCGACGTGGAGCTCAGCTGCGTCTTCCCCGAAAGCCCCACCTTCGATCTAGACGACCTGTACGTGTACTGGCAAATCAGCGCCGCGGGCCACCTGACGCCCGTGACCTACTACCTGTCGGGGAACAGCTCGGCGGGCCTCGAGGACAACCGCTACAGGGACAGAACCTGGCTCTCGCCGAACAGCATGAAGCACGGCGACTTCTCCCTGCGTCTCTACAACGTCACCCCCCTCGACGGACAGAAGTTCAACTGCCTGGTGTTCAGGAGATCTTTGCAGTTGCAGAAGATTCTGGACGTGGTGGTGACGCTACGCGTGGCCG CGAACTACAGCGTGCCCGTGGTCCACGCCCCACACGGCCCCTCCCAGGACGCGGAGCTCATGTTCACGTGCACGTCCGCGAACGGCTACCCAAAACCAAAGGTGTACTGGATCAACAAGACCGACAACAGCGTGCTGCCCGAGGGCCTGCACAACAGCACGGTCGTCCTGAACGCACGCGGCTTGTACGACGTGGTCAGCGTCCTGCGGGTCAGCCGGACCCGCAGCGTGAACGTCGGCTGCTGCATCGAGAACGTCCTTCTGCACCAAAACCTCACGGGCCTGTGCCAGACAG CAGAAACATTCACGACCCCCGAACCCGGCAACACAGGGAGCCGCACTGATGTCCACAGGAGGGAGCACGGGACGGTGCTGAGCACCCTGGCCGTGCTGGGCGTGGTCGTGGCCGTGGCCGTGGCCACCGGCTGGGTGTGTAGGAGCCGATGTCCCCACGGGTGTCCAGCCAG GTGCCGGGCTGCACGGCCAGAGCAGACGTTCCCTG acTGTGTCTGA
- the ICOSLG gene encoding ICOS ligand isoform X1 yields the protein MRLRSPGLLLLLLGALQAADAREQEVRALVGSDVELSCVFPESPTFDLDDLYVYWQISAAGHLTPVTYYLSGNSSAGLEDNRYRDRTWLSPNSMKHGDFSLRLYNVTPLDGQKFNCLVFRRSLQLQKILDVVVTLRVAANYSVPVVHAPHGPSQDAELMFTCTSANGYPKPKVYWINKTDNSVLPEGLHNSTVVLNARGLYDVVSVLRVSRTRSVNVGCCIENVLLHQNLTGLCQTEQRRRRVEGNQKFPQAVVSALVLWGHWAPVQAPHARTQWISASGPETFTTPEPGNTGSRTDVHRREHGTVLSTLAVLGVVVAVAVATGWVCRSRCPHGCPARCRAARPEQTFPDCV from the exons ATGCGGCTGAGAAG TCCTGGACTGCTCCTGCTGCTACTCGGTGCCCTGCAAGCCG cGGATGCTCGAGAGCAGGAAGTCAGAGCGCTGGTGGGCAGCGACGTGGAGCTCAGCTGCGTCTTCCCCGAAAGCCCCACCTTCGATCTAGACGACCTGTACGTGTACTGGCAAATCAGCGCCGCGGGCCACCTGACGCCCGTGACCTACTACCTGTCGGGGAACAGCTCGGCGGGCCTCGAGGACAACCGCTACAGGGACAGAACCTGGCTCTCGCCGAACAGCATGAAGCACGGCGACTTCTCCCTGCGTCTCTACAACGTCACCCCCCTCGACGGACAGAAGTTCAACTGCCTGGTGTTCAGGAGATCTTTGCAGTTGCAGAAGATTCTGGACGTGGTGGTGACGCTACGCGTGGCCG CGAACTACAGCGTGCCCGTGGTCCACGCCCCACACGGCCCCTCCCAGGACGCGGAGCTCATGTTCACGTGCACGTCCGCGAACGGCTACCCAAAACCAAAGGTGTACTGGATCAACAAGACCGACAACAGCGTGCTGCCCGAGGGCCTGCACAACAGCACGGTCGTCCTGAACGCACGCGGCTTGTACGACGTGGTCAGCGTCCTGCGGGTCAGCCGGACCCGCAGCGTGAACGTCGGCTGCTGCATCGAGAACGTCCTTCTGCACCAAAACCTCACGGGCCTGTGCCAGACAG agcagcgCAGGCGGCGGGTGGAGGGAAACCAGAAGTTCCCTCAGGCCGTGGTGTCAGCTCTGGTGCTGTGGGGCCACTGGGCGCCTGTACAAGCTCCTCACGCCCGCACCCAGTGGATCAGCGCTTCCGGCCCAG AAACATTCACGACCCCCGAACCCGGCAACACAGGGAGCCGCACTGATGTCCACAGGAGGGAGCACGGGACGGTGCTGAGCACCCTGGCCGTGCTGGGCGTGGTCGTGGCCGTGGCCGTGGCCACCGGCTGGGTGTGTAGGAGCCGATGTCCCCACGGGTGTCCAGCCAG GTGCCGGGCTGCACGGCCAGAGCAGACGTTCCCTG acTGTGTCTGA